The segment CAGATGCAGATCCCGGAAATTGGCGCCCACGATGTTCCAATGGGCCTGTTTTCCTTGGAGCTGGAGTTCAATCAGATCCGTGAGGACCAGCTGGAGATGATCTGCCAGGGTTTGCGATGCTTTCACGTTTTCTCCTCCTAGACGACCATCCGATGCGTGCGCTGGAAACCGGCGCACGACCTTCCGTTTACCCTACGACGATATCCAAAAACTTTTATCAGTGTACTTAGTACTTGATTTGATAAGGGTGCTTAGTAGTACCATGGAGGAAGTCGGTGCCGGTCCCTTCCGGATGAAAACCCCGGAAACCGGGGCGGCATCCGCTATAGCAAGACCTCGTACGGGGTCTGGGGGCCTGGTGGGGAACCACGGTTCGCAAGCGAACTGACAATCGAATACATCGCAAGGGACCGGGCGCTTGCCGGCGGTCCCCCTGAAGTAAGGAATATGTCATTGTGAACACTCTTCTGATCATTGCAGGCGTTGTGGCAATCGTTCTTCTGCTCGTCGGCGGTTTCTCGCAGGCCGTGAGCTGGCTCCTCTGGGTCGGCGTGGTCCTCCTGATCGTCGCGGCCATCGGCTGGCTTCTCAGCTTCATGTCCGGCCGTAGGTCACACGGCGTTTGACCGACAACAGCATTTAGGACGCCTGGCCGCATCGGCCGGGCCCCACACCGCTTGGCGGAATGAAGCAATCCATTTACCAGCAAAAGGAGTACGTCCATGGGTGCAGATGACAAGATCCAGAACGCCGGAGAAAAGCTCGCAGGCAAATCCAAGGAAGCGGCTGGAAAGCTGACGGGTAACGAGAAGCTCGAAGCCGAAGGCAAGATGGATCAAAGCAAGAGCGACCTGAAATCGGCCGGCGAAAAGGTCAAGGACGCTTTCAAGAAGGACTAAATCCGCTCGAAGTGCGGCTTCCGCCTCGCGCGGGAGCCGCACTTCCCGCTTCAAGGAGTTAAGTCGATGCCGACTATCTCTGACCCGATCGTTCCCAACGGCGCACCTCACCCCAGAGCGGAACGAATCTGGTGCGGCACTTGCCGCACTGCCGAGCACGTCATCCTGGATTCCATCGAGCCACTCAAACCACCGGTGGCAGAGCTCGTGGATGTCGCTTACACCTGCGTGGAATGCGATATGTTCTACGCCCATGCTGCGACGTTCCAGGATGTCGCAGCCATCCTGAACCAACGAGGCACGGTATCGGGCATGCTTCAATTCGGCGGCGAATTCATCCATTGCGGCGAACCCATGCAGATTTCGGGAACCGGATTCCACAGCGTGTATGCGCCAATGTCCACTGAGGACCCCGCCGTCGATCTTCTCGACGTGTACCTGGCGACAAAAGTGTTGCAGTGCCGCTGCGGGTTCCGGATGGAGCTTCCGTCTTAGCCAGGATCTTGACCGCGGGAGGAACGCATGCCAAGCAAGAAGAATCCCAGCCTCAAGGATCCGGACCTGTACGAAACCCTCCGGGAGGATGGCGCCTCGAAGGAAAAGGCCGCCAGAATCTCGAATGCCGCTGCCAAGGAAGGCCGCAAGGAAATCGGCCGCCGTGGCGGCACCTCGGGCGACTATGAGGACTGGACCGTGCCCCAACTGAAATCCCGAGCCAAGGAACTCGGGCTCACAGGATACTCAGGCAAGAAGAAATCCGAGCTGATCTCGGCGTTGCGAAACCACTAGGCCATCCAAGGGACATGCTCTCCGCCCGGACCCAGGAATGGACATATTCGCACTATGTCCATCCCTCGCCTCACACGAGGGACATGTGCCTTGTTCCTGTCCGCGCCCGGAGGGACATGTCCAGTTTTCGCGGAGCGCACGACGGCGGCGCGTCAGGCTTTCTTGACCCTCGCCCTGGGCTTGCTGGCCGCTTTGGCCGTGGCGCCGTCGTCGGACTCTTCGGTGGACGACGCAGCGGACGACTCGGCGGACGCCTTGCCACGCTTCTTGTCGAGACTTCGTTTGAGGGCTTCCATGAGGTCGATGACCTCGCCGCCTTCCCCTTCGCTGGCTGCGAGACCGAAAGTCTCCTCGGTGTCGATGGAGTCGCCCTTTTCGAATTTGGCGGCAATGAGTTGGCGCAATTGAACTTGGTAGTTGTCGGTGTATTGCTCGGGCTCGAAGTCGCGCGCCATGGAGTCCACCAGGGCCGAGGACATCTCGAGCTCCTTGTCCGAGATCTTGACGTCGGTTTCCAGCGAGGGGAAGTTGGCCTCGCGGACCTCGTCGTCCCAGAGCAGGGATTGCAGCATCAGCGCGTCACCACGTACCCGGAGCGCGCCCAGCCTGGTCTTCTGCCGGAGGGCGTACTGCACAATGGCCACGCGCTCGGTGTCCTGCAAGGTGCGCAGAAGCAGCATGTAGGCCTTGGGCGACTTGGAATCCGGCTCAAGGTAGTAGGGCCGCTCGTACATGATGGGATCCAACTGCTCAGCCGGAACGAACTCCACCACTTCAATTTCGCGGCTGTTCTCCGCGGGCAGCGACTTCAAATCGGCCGCGGACAGCACCACGGTACGGCCTTCCTCTTCGTAGGCCTTGTCGATATCCTCGTAATCCACAACAGAGGCGCAGATTTCGCACTTCCGCTGGTAACGGATGCGGCCTCCGTCCTTGTTGTGGACCTGGTGGAGACTGACGTCGTGGTCCTCGGTGGCGCTGTAGAGCTTGACGGGTACGTTGACCAGCCCGAACGCGATAGAACCCTTCCATATGGCCCTCATGCACTAAGTGAACATCACAACCCGGCGGAGGTGAAGAGGTGGCAACCAGCCAGAAGGAACGCGTCAACGTTGAAGGCCATGAACTGACGCTCACCAACCTGGGCAAAATCATCTACCCGGAAACTGGCACCACCAAGGCCGAAGTGCTCGAATACTACGCCGCCGTGGCCCCGTTCCTGATCCCGGCTGCCGCCAACCGGCCCGCCACCCGGAAGCGTTGGGTGCATGGAGTAGGGACCACCGAGGATCCCGGGCAGATGTTCTTCCAGAAGAACCTGGACGACTCGACGCCGGCGTGGGTTCCCAGGGTCACCATCCAGCACAGGGAGCACAGCAACGTCTACCCGCTGGTCAACAACCTCGCTACGCTCACCTGGCTGGCCCAGATTGCGGCCTTGGAAATCCACGTGCCGCAATGGCAAGTGGACGCCGACGGAACCATGTTGCCGCCGGACCGCCTTGTCCTGGACCTCGATCCGGGTCCCGGCACGGGCCTTCCCGAATGCGTCGAGGTCGCCAAGCTGGCGCGCAGCATCCTGCGGGACGTCGGGCTGGATCCCGTTCCTGTGACGAGCGGCAGCAAGGGGATCCATCTCTACGCCGGGCTGGATGGCACCCGCAAATGGGAGCAGGTCTCTGCGTTCGCGCACGAATTGGCGCGCTCGCTCGAGGCCGACCACCCGGACCTCGTGGTCAGCGACATGAAGAAGACCCTGCGCAACGGCAAGGTGCTGGTGGACTGGAGCCAGAACAGCGGGAACAAGACCACCATCGTCCCGTACTCCCTCCGCGGACGGGCCCACCCCATGGTGGCCGCACCCAGGACGTGGCGTGAACTCGCCTCCCCCGCGCTCGAGCATCTGGACTTCACGGTCGTCATGAAACGTGTCAAAGAGGGAAAGGACCCCTTCGCCGCGGTGACTGCCGGGCGGTCCGGGCATACGCCCGTGCACGCGGGCAGCCGCACCAAGAGCTCCGGCGGCCCGGAAAGCAAGAACCACGACGGCGGCCTGCCCGGCGCGCACGGCGTCAGCACTGGGGGCGTCAGCACCGCCGTCGCGCCCACCGCCGCCGTCGCCGGCACCACCGTGAACCCGCGGCTGGCCAGCTACGTGGACAAGCGCGACCCGCAGCGGACGCCCGAACCGTTTCCCGCCGTCGAACACCAACCGGGACGCCCACTCCAGGCCGACGCGGAACCCAATCCGCCCGGCGGAATCTTCGTCATCCAGGAACACCATGCCCGAAGTTTCCACCTCGATTTCCGGCTGGAACACAACGGCGTCCTGGCGTCCTGGGCCTTGCCGCGGGGCGTGCCGGACACTCCGGCCAAGAACCATCTCGCGGTGCGCACGGAGGACCATCCGATGGAGTATGCGCAATTCGCGGGCATCATTCCGAAGGGCGAATACGGTGCCGGGACGGTCAGCATTTGGGACAGCGGCGAGTTCGAGTGCGAAAAATGGCGCGACGGCAAGGAAGTCATCGCCACTCTCACCGGCAAGCCCGGCGGCGGATTGCACGGCACCCGCCGTTTCGCGCTCATCCACACCGGGGAGTCGCCGTCGCAGTGGCTGATCCACCTGATGAAGGACAAACCGGGCCATCGGGCGGTGCTGTTGCCTGACGCCCAGCCGCAGCCGAACGGGGCCCCCAGCTACGCGCCCATGCTCGCAACATCCGGAACCACGGCCGATGTCGCCTCCGGCGACTGGCTGTTTGAGCTCAAGTGGGACGGATTCCGGGCCATCGTTTCGGGTTCGGGCGGCAAGATCAAGTTGACCAGCCGCTCCGGGATCGACATGACTCCCACGTATCCCGAACTGGCGGATGCGCGCTACTGGCCTGATCACGACTTCGTGGCAGATGGCGAAATCGTCGCACTCAGCAAGAACGGCCGGCCCAGCTTCGAGTTGCTCCAGAAGCGGATGAACCTCTTCAAACCCGGCGACGTCGAACGCGCCCGGGCCGCGGTCCCCGTTCAGCTCATGGTTTTCGATCTCCTGTACGACGCCGGATCCCGCGCCAGCGCCGAAGAAGGCGCCAGCCCCGACCTCACCTCCCTGCCACTCAGCGAGCGCCGGAACAGGCTGGCGGCGTTCCATGCCAAGCTGCCGGTCCAGGGCTCCCCTGTTCATGTATCCGAGATCCTGGAACATGACCTCGACGACATCCTTGCCAGCGCCGGCGAGCTTGGCTTGGAGGGCGTGATGGCCAAGCGTGCGGATAGCCGCTACCAGCCTGGGCGGCGCAGCAGGTCCTGGATCAAGCTCAAGTTTGAACGCACGCAGGAAGTGGTGGTGGGTGGCTGGCGGCCCGGCGCCGGGGCGAGGCTCGGGACCATTGGAGCGTTGCTGGTGGGGATTCCCGACGGCGACAAGCTGCGCTACGCGGGCCGGGTGGGCACCGGGTTCAAGGACTGGCAGCTGCGCGACATCCTGAAGCGCATGGAGGGGCTCGATCGCCCGGACTCCCCCTTCCACGACATCCCCGCCGAGGACGCCGCCACCGCGCACTGGGTTTCCCCGGAGCTCGTGGGAGAGGTGACGTTCGGCGACTGGACCGGCACCGAAAGGATGCGGCATCCCGTCTGGCGTGGCTGGCGCCCCGACAAGTCCCCGGCCGACGTCGAGCGCGCCTAACCCGAACGGTCCAGCGACACGGAAAATGCCCTACGCCACCAGAATTCCGGTGTCGCAAGGCATTTTCCGTGTCGAAATATTATTAAGAGGAGTGCGGCATCTGGGGACGGCCGGTGCGGTGGACCGCGGTGACCGCCGCCTGCTGGCCTACGCGGCCGTGGCTGGCGCCGCGATCCTTGGGGTGCCCGGTCTTGCCGCTAACATCTGGCCATGCCGGTCCTTGGGTCGAGCCCACTGCCATCGCCACCGTTGCCGGGGCCGGCATGGGCGCCTTATCCATGGACTCGACCAAGTGGCTGGCCACCTCGGAGTTGATTTGTTGCTCAACGTGCTTCGCAGCCATTGTTCTTCCTTTCTGCATTGAAACGAAGGGATTTTCCATACTAGGTGGGAGCGGTCCGCTTGTCTGCAGGATCTACCAGCGGACCTTCTTCTCGGACTTGGCCAGCTTGCCACTCGCTTGAGTGGGCTTGTGTCCTTTTCCGGTGCTCTGCCAGCTGTTCGCTGCCCCGCCGCGGGACTTGCTGGCCAGCATCTCCTTCTGCGCGTCAGTCAGTTTCGATCTGACACCGGCAGCCGGGGCTTCGGTTTCCTGCGCTACTGGTTCCTGCCCGGCGTCGGTTTCGGGTGTGTTCGGTGTCATGCAGTGGACTCCTTAAAGCTCTTGATTTGCCGGAGGAGGTATCGGGACGCGACGTCCGCTGCGAGACCCTGGGCCTCATAGCAGGAACGGCGCGGAGGCGAAGCCTCAACAGGCGTGGATTTTTGTCGGATCAAACTCAGCGGCATCGGTAAAGCCTGCAGATCGGCATCTGCGACGAACCAGGACCCGCTGGTCTATTCAAAAATCAGTGTTCCCATGCACCCACCCTAGACACTCCCGGCCGTGTTTGTGAACCCCGGCTTTTGTCGGAGCCTTTTCGCGCGTGGCCTCCGCGTCCGCTCTCGGCTAGCATGGCCCGGAGAGCACCCCTCGGTACCCCGAAAGGCTCTCCCATGTCAGCACCCACGTTCCAGCCTTCCCATTCCGCCGTCACAGCACGGCTCCGCTCGGCCGGTTGCGTCTTCGCCGAAGACGAGGCCTGGCTCCTCATCGCCGCGGCGCACGCCCCCGAGGACCTCGACCGCTTGGTCGGACAACGCGCCTCGGGATTGCCCCTTGAATACCTCCTGGGCTGGGCTGACTTCTGCGGCCAGCACATAGCAGTGGACCCGGGCGTGTTCGTCCCCCGCCGCCGCACGGAGTACCTCGTTCA is part of the Arthrobacter ramosus genome and harbors:
- a CDS encoding DUF2207 domain-containing protein, producing MNTLLIIAGVVAIVLLLVGGFSQAVSWLLWVGVVLLIVAAIGWLLSFMSGRRSHGV
- a CDS encoding CsbD family protein, which encodes MGADDKIQNAGEKLAGKSKEAAGKLTGNEKLEAEGKMDQSKSDLKSAGEKVKDAFKKD
- a CDS encoding DUF7218 family protein; this translates as MPSKKNPSLKDPDLYETLREDGASKEKAARISNAAAKEGRKEIGRRGGTSGDYEDWTVPQLKSRAKELGLTGYSGKKKSELISALRNH
- a CDS encoding Ku protein, producing the protein MRAIWKGSIAFGLVNVPVKLYSATEDHDVSLHQVHNKDGGRIRYQRKCEICASVVDYEDIDKAYEEEGRTVVLSAADLKSLPAENSREIEVVEFVPAEQLDPIMYERPYYLEPDSKSPKAYMLLLRTLQDTERVAIVQYALRQKTRLGALRVRGDALMLQSLLWDDEVREANFPSLETDVKISDKELEMSSALVDSMARDFEPEQYTDNYQVQLRQLIAAKFEKGDSIDTEETFGLAASEGEGGEVIDLMEALKRSLDKKRGKASAESSAASSTEESDDGATAKAASKPRARVKKA
- a CDS encoding ATP-dependent DNA ligase produces the protein MATSQKERVNVEGHELTLTNLGKIIYPETGTTKAEVLEYYAAVAPFLIPAAANRPATRKRWVHGVGTTEDPGQMFFQKNLDDSTPAWVPRVTIQHREHSNVYPLVNNLATLTWLAQIAALEIHVPQWQVDADGTMLPPDRLVLDLDPGPGTGLPECVEVAKLARSILRDVGLDPVPVTSGSKGIHLYAGLDGTRKWEQVSAFAHELARSLEADHPDLVVSDMKKTLRNGKVLVDWSQNSGNKTTIVPYSLRGRAHPMVAAPRTWRELASPALEHLDFTVVMKRVKEGKDPFAAVTAGRSGHTPVHAGSRTKSSGGPESKNHDGGLPGAHGVSTGGVSTAVAPTAAVAGTTVNPRLASYVDKRDPQRTPEPFPAVEHQPGRPLQADAEPNPPGGIFVIQEHHARSFHLDFRLEHNGVLASWALPRGVPDTPAKNHLAVRTEDHPMEYAQFAGIIPKGEYGAGTVSIWDSGEFECEKWRDGKEVIATLTGKPGGGLHGTRRFALIHTGESPSQWLIHLMKDKPGHRAVLLPDAQPQPNGAPSYAPMLATSGTTADVASGDWLFELKWDGFRAIVSGSGGKIKLTSRSGIDMTPTYPELADARYWPDHDFVADGEIVALSKNGRPSFELLQKRMNLFKPGDVERARAAVPVQLMVFDLLYDAGSRASAEEGASPDLTSLPLSERRNRLAAFHAKLPVQGSPVHVSEILEHDLDDILASAGELGLEGVMAKRADSRYQPGRRSRSWIKLKFERTQEVVVGGWRPGAGARLGTIGALLVGIPDGDKLRYAGRVGTGFKDWQLRDILKRMEGLDRPDSPFHDIPAEDAATAHWVSPELVGEVTFGDWTGTERMRHPVWRGWRPDKSPADVERA